In Uranotaenia lowii strain MFRU-FL chromosome 2, ASM2978415v1, whole genome shotgun sequence, one genomic interval encodes:
- the LOC129745279 gene encoding aarF domain-containing kinase 1, whose protein sequence is MWPVRRLLKYTFVGGTLVGTGLSLHANDYDINSIGIVRLGRAGLTVFDIAQTYRANLYQREWPDKKDPEYLKLKSETHKLAAEKLLDLCRTNRGVYIKVGQHIGALEYLLPYEYVNTMKILHSNAPQNPIEDLYKVIRQDLKMNPEDLFSSFEPEPLGTASLAQVHKATLKDGTEVAVKVQHPYVRGNSKVDIKTMEILVKLVSWAFPDFKFQWLVKETKRNLPIEMDFEHEGHNAEKVAEMFKDYRWLKIPKIFWEFTTSRVLVMEFVEGGQVNDLSYIQKQKLDPYDIANKIGHLYAHMIFLKGFVHSDPHPGNILVRKSNRGDTEVILLDHGLYADLTEKFRYDYSKLWLSILKVDQIGMKKHAHALGVEGSMWGLFACMVTGRPWNSVITGIDRVKQDDKEKEMIQNEGKLVIPHISDVLEKVDRQMLLVLKTNDLIRGIETTLKTQNRMTAFWVMSKCCIKSVGNQEYLQAPDPWRKLSTCFRENWAILKLNLYYLYRGLVTLHFFSALKMVL, encoded by the exons ATGTGGCCAGTTCGAAGGCTGCTCAAGTACACCTTCGTCGGAGGAACGTTAGTGGGGACCGGTCTCAGCTTGCATGCCAACGATTATGACATCAACTCGATCGGCATCGTACGATTGGGGCGAGCCGGGCTGACCGTCTTCGACATCGCACAAACCTACCGTGCGAATCTGTACCAACGGGAATGGCCCGACAAGAAGGATCCCGAGTACCTGAAGCTGAAAAGCGAAACCCACAAACTCGCGGCTGAAAAGTTATTGGACCTGTGCAGAACCAATCGTGGCGTTTACATCAAAGTTGGACAACACATCGGTGCCCTGGAGTACCTGCTGCCTTATGAATATGTCAACACGATGAAGATATTGCACAGCAACGCTCCCCAAAATCCCATCGAAGATCTGTACAAAGTGATACGGCAGGATTTGAAGATGAATCCAGAAGACTTGTTTTCCTCATTCGAGCCGGAACCCCTCGGAACGGCATCACTGGCCCAGGTTCACAAGGCAACCTTGAAGGACGGCACAGAGGTGGCTGTCAAAGTACAACATCCGTACGTTAGAGGCAACTCGAAAGTCGACATCAAAACCATGGAAATACTTGTAAAGCTGGTGTCCTGGGCATTCCCAGATTTCAAGTTCCAGTGGCTggtaaaagaaacaaaaagaaacCTTCCAATTGAAATGGATTTCGAACACGAAGGACACAACGCGGAAAAGGTTGCAGAGATGTTCAAGGACTATCGATGGCtcaaaattcctaaaattttcTGGGAGTTCACAACATCGCGAGTATTGGTAATGGAGTTTGTAGAGGGAGGCCAAGTTAACGACCTGAGCTACATACAGAAGCAAAAGCTGGATCCTTACGACATTGCTAATAAAATTGGTCACCTCTATGCGCACATGATATTTTTGAAGGGATTCGTGCACAGCGATCCCCATCCCGGCAACATTCTTGTCCGGAAGAGCAACCGGGGTGATACCGAAGTCATCTTGCTTGATCACGGTCTGTACGCCGATCTGACGGAAAAATTTCGGTACGATTATTCCAAGCTTTGGCTCAGCATCCTGAAGGTGGACCAGATAGGAATGAAGAAACACGCCCATGCGCTTGGCGTCGAGGGCAGCATGTGGGGCCTGTTTGCGTGTATGGTCACGGGACGTCCTTGGAATTCCGTCATCACCGGCATCGACAGAGTGAAACAAGATGATAAAGAG AaagaaatgattcaaaatgaggGCAAGCTGGTCATCCCACATATTTCCGATGTGCTGGAAAAGGTAGACCGTCAGATGCTGCTGGTTTTGAAAACAAACGATCTGATCAGAGGGATTGAAACGACGCTCAAAACCCAAAACCGGATGACGGCCTTCTGGGTCATGAGCAAATGTTGCATCAAAAGCGTAGGCAATCAGGAGTACCTACAGGCACCGGATCCGTGGCGCAAGCTGTCCACGTGCTTCCGGGAAAACTGGGCCATTCTTAAGCTTAATCTGTACTACTTGTATCGAGGGCTAGTAACGCTGCACTTCTTTTCGGCGCTCAAAATGGTTCTGTAG